A single genomic interval of Picosynechococcus sp. PCC 7003 harbors:
- the secA gene encoding preprotein translocase subunit SecA — translation MFKKLFGDPNARKLKRFQPLVAEINLLAEDFANLTDEALAQKTVEFRAKLDKANSDEETEEILDEILPEAFAVVREAAWRVLQMRHYDVQLLGGIVLHKGQIAEMRTGEGKTLVATLPAYLNGLTGKGVHVVTVNDYLARRDAEWMGQVHRFLGLTVGLIQSSMGPAEKIENYRCDITYTTNSELGFDYLRDNMATTIQEVVQRPFNYCIIDEVDSILVDEARTPLIISGQIERPTEKYLQAAEIAQQLVPQVEEDGPGDYEVDEKARNVLMTDEGFAKAEQLLGVTDLYDEQNPWAHYIFNAVKAKELFKKDVNYIVRGDEVVIVDEFTGRIMPGRRWSDGLHQAIEAQEGVTIQKETQTLANITYQNFFLLYPKLSGMTGTAKTEETEFEKVYNLEVTIIPTNRPTKRQDLADVVYKNEKAKWRAVAEECAQMHETGRPVLVGTTSVEKSEIISAYLHELGIPHNLLNARPENVEKESEIVAQAGRKGAVTIATNMAGRGTDIILGGNSEYMARLKMREYFMPQIVKPEDEGSFAIAGSGKNSGGQGFDTNNKQKKKTWKTTLDIYPTELPTDLEQQLKDAVKFAVDQYGNQSLTELEAEEKLAIASENAPTADPVVQKLRTVYHAIEKTYHDLTSVEHDEVIQNGGLHVIGTERHESRRIDNQLRGRAGRQGDPGSTRFFLSLEDNLLRIFGGDRVAGLMNAFRVEEDMPIESKMLTNSLEGAQKKVETFYYDARKQVFEYDEVMNNQRRAIYAERRRVLEGQDLKEQVIQYAEKTMSEIVEAYVNPELPPEEWKLDKLLDKAKEFIYLLEDLEPKDIEDMTVPEIKTFLHEEVRKAYDLKEAQVEKSQPGLMRQAERFFILQQIDTLWREHLQAIDALRESVGLRGYGQKDPLIEYKQEGYEMFLEMMIDIRRNVVYSLFQFQPQRQPQQPQAV, via the coding sequence ATGTTTAAGAAGCTATTTGGTGACCCCAACGCCCGCAAACTCAAAAGATTCCAGCCCCTCGTCGCTGAAATCAACCTGCTCGCAGAGGATTTTGCTAACCTTACAGACGAAGCCCTAGCCCAGAAAACCGTAGAATTTCGCGCCAAGCTCGACAAAGCCAACAGCGACGAAGAAACCGAAGAAATTTTAGACGAAATCCTCCCCGAAGCCTTTGCCGTCGTCCGTGAAGCCGCGTGGCGAGTGCTTCAAATGCGTCACTACGATGTCCAACTTTTGGGGGGGATTGTGCTCCATAAAGGGCAAATCGCCGAGATGAGAACCGGGGAAGGAAAAACCCTCGTCGCCACCCTGCCCGCCTACCTCAATGGTCTAACGGGGAAAGGAGTTCATGTGGTCACCGTGAACGACTACCTGGCCCGCCGGGACGCCGAATGGATGGGGCAAGTGCACCGCTTTTTGGGCCTAACTGTGGGGCTAATCCAGTCCAGCATGGGGCCTGCCGAAAAAATTGAAAACTACCGCTGCGATATTACCTACACTACCAACTCCGAACTGGGGTTTGATTATCTGCGGGACAATATGGCTACCACGATCCAAGAGGTGGTGCAGCGTCCCTTTAACTACTGCATCATTGACGAAGTGGATTCGATCCTCGTTGATGAAGCCAGAACGCCTCTGATTATTTCTGGCCAGATCGAACGCCCCACCGAAAAATATCTCCAAGCGGCTGAAATTGCGCAACAGTTGGTTCCCCAAGTCGAAGAAGACGGCCCCGGTGACTACGAAGTCGATGAAAAAGCTCGCAATGTTTTGATGACCGACGAAGGGTTTGCCAAAGCAGAACAATTACTGGGGGTTACGGATCTATACGACGAGCAAAATCCTTGGGCCCACTATATTTTCAATGCCGTCAAAGCCAAGGAACTGTTTAAAAAAGATGTGAACTACATTGTGCGCGGCGATGAGGTAGTAATCGTCGATGAATTTACTGGCCGGATTATGCCGGGACGGCGCTGGAGCGATGGCCTCCACCAGGCGATCGAAGCCCAAGAAGGGGTCACGATCCAAAAAGAAACCCAAACCCTCGCAAATATCACCTACCAAAACTTTTTCTTGCTTTACCCGAAACTTTCTGGGATGACGGGGACAGCCAAAACCGAAGAAACAGAATTTGAAAAGGTCTACAACCTTGAGGTGACGATTATCCCCACCAATCGTCCCACTAAGCGGCAAGATCTAGCAGACGTAGTCTACAAAAACGAAAAAGCAAAGTGGCGGGCCGTCGCTGAAGAATGTGCCCAGATGCACGAAACGGGACGACCGGTGCTGGTCGGTACCACCAGCGTGGAAAAGTCGGAGATTATTTCGGCCTATCTCCATGAGTTGGGTATTCCCCATAACCTATTGAATGCGCGACCGGAAAATGTCGAAAAGGAATCAGAAATCGTCGCCCAGGCTGGTCGTAAAGGAGCCGTGACGATCGCCACCAATATGGCGGGTCGGGGTACGGATATTATCCTCGGCGGAAACTCGGAATATATGGCTCGCCTGAAGATGCGTGAATATTTCATGCCCCAGATCGTTAAACCAGAGGATGAGGGGAGTTTTGCGATCGCCGGTAGTGGAAAGAATAGTGGCGGTCAGGGCTTTGATACCAACAACAAACAGAAGAAAAAAACCTGGAAAACCACCCTCGATATTTACCCGACGGAACTGCCCACAGACCTGGAACAGCAACTGAAGGACGCGGTAAAGTTTGCCGTCGATCAGTATGGCAACCAGAGTTTGACGGAACTAGAGGCAGAGGAAAAATTGGCGATCGCCTCGGAAAATGCCCCCACCGCTGATCCCGTGGTGCAGAAGTTGCGGACGGTGTACCATGCCATCGAAAAAACCTACCATGACCTCACCAGCGTGGAGCACGACGAAGTGATTCAAAATGGCGGTCTCCATGTCATTGGGACAGAACGCCACGAATCCCGCCGGATTGATAACCAACTGCGGGGCCGGGCTGGTCGTCAAGGGGACCCTGGTTCGACGCGATTTTTCCTCAGCCTCGAAGATAATCTCCTGCGTATTTTCGGGGGCGATCGCGTGGCCGGTTTGATGAATGCCTTCCGGGTCGAAGAAGATATGCCCATCGAATCAAAAATGCTCACCAACTCCCTCGAAGGCGCCCAGAAGAAAGTAGAAACCTTTTACTACGACGCCCGGAAACAGGTATTCGAGTACGACGAAGTGATGAACAATCAACGGCGTGCCATCTACGCCGAACGCCGTCGGGTTTTAGAAGGTCAAGATCTCAAAGAGCAGGTCATCCAATACGCCGAAAAGACCATGAGCGAGATTGTCGAGGCCTATGTCAACCCAGAACTCCCCCCCGAAGAATGGAAACTAGACAAACTCCTCGATAAAGCGAAGGAATTTATCTACCTCCTCGAAGATCTAGAACCCAAGGATATTGAGGATATGACGGTTCCAGAAATCAAAACCTTCCTCCATGAAGAAGTGCGCAAAGCCTATGACCTTAAGGAAGCTCAGGTGGAGAAAAGTCAACCCGGTTTAATGCGCCAGGCAGAACGCTTCTTTATCCTCCAGCAGATCGATACCCTCTGGCGGGAGCACCTCCAGGCTATTGATGCCCTGCGTGAATCTGTCGGGCTACGGGGCTATGGTCAAAAAGATCCTTTGATCGAATACAAGCAAGAGGGCTACGAGATGTTCCTGGAAATGATGATCGACATCCGCCGGAATGTGGTGTATTCTCTGTTCCAATTCCAGCCCCAACGGCAACCCCAACAACCCCAAGCGGTGTAG
- the psb28 gene encoding photosystem II reaction center protein Psb28 — MAVIQFSQGVNEPEVPGIRLTRSPDGNTGTAVFSFEDPAALAQESTDEITGMYLIDEEGEIVTREVKAKFYDGKPRIIEARLVMRSTAEWDRFMRFMERYAAENGLEFTKA; from the coding sequence ATGGCAGTTATTCAGTTTTCCCAGGGTGTCAATGAGCCGGAAGTTCCCGGTATTCGCTTGACCCGTTCCCCTGATGGCAATACCGGCACCGCCGTATTTTCCTTTGAAGATCCCGCCGCCCTCGCCCAAGAAAGTACCGATGAAATCACTGGGATGTACCTCATCGACGAAGAAGGCGAAATTGTGACCCGCGAAGTAAAAGCAAAATTTTATGACGGGAAACCCCGCATCATTGAAGCGCGTTTGGTGATGCGTTCGACCGCTGAATGGGATCGTTTTATGCGCTTCATGGAACGTTATGCGGCGGAAAATGGCCTCGAATTCACCAAAGCCTAG
- a CDS encoding DNA polymerase III subunit delta', protein MISLDQIVGQPQAVSLLRQAIAQDRLAPAYLFAGPEGIGRSLTARGFTTALMTQGVPEAAQRLIRYKLLKNNHPDLLWVEPTYQHQGKLYTPAQAEEAGLKRKAPPQIRIEQIRQLGEFLSRPALEAPRCVVVIEAAQTMAEAPANALLKTLEEPGNATLILLAPSGDSLLPTLVSRCQKIPFYRLAQDDVAQILTAQGYQHILADATILAIAQGSPGAAIQIYELLSNVPQDLLQSLQQLPQNPLGAFRLAKEIHNALDTEVQLQLIDYLQYQYWQGFRNDQLIQRLETTRKHLRNYVQPRLVWETFFLECCQTNP, encoded by the coding sequence ATGATTTCACTAGATCAGATTGTGGGTCAGCCCCAGGCCGTTTCTCTTTTGCGTCAGGCGATCGCCCAGGATCGTCTTGCTCCTGCTTACCTATTTGCGGGGCCAGAGGGGATTGGTCGCAGTCTGACAGCCAGGGGGTTTACGACGGCCCTCATGACCCAAGGGGTACCTGAAGCGGCACAACGTTTGATTCGCTATAAACTCCTCAAAAATAATCACCCCGATTTACTGTGGGTTGAACCCACCTACCAGCACCAAGGCAAACTCTATACTCCCGCCCAGGCCGAGGAAGCCGGCTTAAAACGGAAGGCCCCACCCCAGATTCGCATTGAACAGATCCGTCAATTGGGGGAATTTCTCAGTCGTCCCGCCCTAGAAGCGCCCCGTTGTGTGGTGGTGATCGAAGCGGCCCAAACCATGGCAGAAGCCCCGGCTAATGCCCTTTTAAAAACCTTAGAGGAACCTGGTAACGCGACCTTAATTCTGCTGGCCCCCAGTGGCGATAGTTTGTTACCGACCCTTGTTTCCCGCTGCCAAAAGATTCCTTTTTATCGCCTTGCCCAGGACGATGTGGCGCAAATTTTAACGGCCCAGGGTTATCAACACATTTTGGCCGATGCAACGATTTTGGCGATCGCCCAGGGGAGTCCCGGCGCCGCGATCCAAATTTATGAATTGCTGAGTAATGTCCCCCAAGATTTATTACAAAGCCTCCAGCAGCTCCCCCAAAATCCCCTTGGGGCCTTTCGCCTGGCGAAGGAAATTCACAATGCCCTTGATACGGAGGTGCAATTGCAACTCATCGACTACCTGCAGTACCAATATTGGCAAGGATTCCGCAATGACCAACTGATTCAGCGCCTCGAAACCACCCGCAAACATCTTCGCAATTACGTCCAGCCCCGTCTCGTGTGGGAAACTTTTTTCTTAGAATGTTGCCAAACTAACCCTTAA
- a CDS encoding carbohydrate ABC transporter permease, whose product MNRLKTAATYLLLGAIALVMLFPLLWLLSTALKSPTENVFSFPPQLIPQAPTLSNFVTVWQQHPFGRYLFNSTLVAVLTMGFNLLFCALAAYPLARLDFRGRDAIFATIVSTIMIPFQIVMIPLYVLTVQLGLRNTYLGIIFPSLASAFGIFLLRQAFQGVPKELEEAGRIDGCSELGIWWHIMIPAVRPALITLAIFVFIGAWSDFLWPLIVIDRPEFYTLPLGVATLAGQFSLDWRLIAAGSIISILPVMILFVFLQRYIIPSDSSSGVKG is encoded by the coding sequence ATGAACCGCCTGAAAACCGCTGCCACTTATCTGCTCCTGGGGGCGATCGCCCTCGTCATGCTTTTTCCCCTGCTCTGGTTGTTGAGCACCGCCCTCAAATCCCCCACCGAGAACGTCTTTAGTTTCCCGCCCCAACTGATTCCCCAGGCGCCGACCCTCAGCAATTTCGTCACCGTCTGGCAACAACATCCCTTTGGCCGCTACCTCTTCAATAGCACCCTCGTTGCGGTTCTCACCATGGGCTTTAATCTCTTATTTTGTGCCCTGGCGGCCTACCCTTTGGCGCGTCTGGACTTCCGGGGCCGGGATGCGATTTTTGCCACCATCGTTTCGACGATCATGATTCCCTTTCAAATTGTGATGATCCCCCTGTATGTCCTAACGGTGCAGCTAGGGTTGCGGAATACCTATTTGGGGATTATTTTTCCCAGTCTGGCCTCTGCCTTTGGAATTTTCCTGCTCCGACAGGCGTTTCAAGGGGTACCCAAGGAATTAGAAGAAGCAGGCCGCATTGATGGCTGTTCGGAACTGGGTATTTGGTGGCACATCATGATTCCTGCCGTACGTCCAGCCTTGATTACCCTGGCAATTTTTGTGTTTATTGGTGCCTGGAGCGATTTTCTCTGGCCGCTGATCGTCATTGACCGTCCGGAATTTTACACTTTACCCCTGGGAGTGGCGACCTTGGCCGGCCAGTTTTCCCTCGATTGGCGCTTGATCGCCGCGGGTTCGATTATTTCGATTCTGCCGGTGATGATCCTGTTTGTTTTCCTCCAGCGTTACATCATTCCCAGCGACAGCAGCAGTGGTGTTAAGGGTTAG
- the thiL gene encoding thiamine-phosphate kinase — MTAGKCLKDFGEAEILQRLQRFCPAEIIGDDGAVLAFPPGQNLVVTTDVLVDGVHFGDRTMPPEKVGWRAVAANLSDLAAMGATPIGITVGLSLPPETPILWLDQLYQGLAACLGRYGTPLVGGDLTRSPVKTIGITAFGVVSPHRAIQRSTAKVGDVILVTGCHGDSRAGLELLLHDDACSQTLSIGDRQALIRAHQTPCPRLDVLPHLISLNSPPAGMDSSDGLADAVLQICQRSGVGAVIEAEKIPLSPALRRYQDPETALRWALYGGEDFELVLCLPPVAAEGLLAELPGQGAIIGQITAEQTVAIANAAGETIPLSQTQTFQHFA; from the coding sequence ATGACGGCAGGGAAATGTCTCAAGGATTTTGGGGAAGCGGAGATTCTCCAACGGTTACAGCGGTTTTGTCCGGCAGAAATTATCGGTGATGATGGGGCAGTTTTAGCGTTCCCCCCTGGCCAAAATTTGGTGGTGACGACGGATGTGCTGGTGGATGGGGTGCATTTTGGCGATCGCACGATGCCTCCAGAGAAAGTAGGCTGGCGAGCAGTGGCGGCAAATTTATCGGATTTAGCAGCGATGGGGGCCACACCAATCGGCATTACCGTGGGTTTATCTCTGCCACCTGAAACACCGATTCTGTGGCTCGATCAGCTTTATCAAGGGTTAGCTGCCTGTTTAGGTCGTTATGGTACGCCTTTAGTCGGTGGGGATCTAACGCGATCACCGGTGAAAACCATTGGCATTACGGCCTTTGGGGTGGTATCGCCGCACCGAGCAATTCAACGCAGTACCGCGAAAGTGGGCGATGTGATTCTCGTTACGGGTTGCCATGGGGATTCCCGTGCGGGCCTGGAACTGCTGCTCCATGACGATGCTTGCTCCCAAACTTTATCCATTGGCGATCGCCAAGCCTTGATCCGCGCCCACCAAACCCCCTGCCCTCGTCTGGATGTGCTGCCCCATTTGATATCTTTAAATTCGCCCCCAGCCGGGATGGACAGTAGCGACGGTTTAGCCGATGCCGTGCTGCAAATTTGTCAGCGCAGTGGTGTCGGCGCCGTGATTGAAGCAGAGAAAATTCCCTTATCCCCTGCCCTCCGGCGCTATCAAGATCCAGAAACAGCTTTACGGTGGGCCTTGTATGGTGGCGAAGATTTTGAACTGGTGCTTTGTCTCCCCCCGGTAGCAGCGGAAGGTCTACTGGCCGAGCTTCCAGGTCAGGGGGCGATTATCGGCCAAATTACCGCAGAACAAACGGTGGCGATCGCCAATGCGGCAGGTGAAACCATACCCTTGAGCCAAACCCAAACCTTTCAGCACTTTGCCTAA
- a CDS encoding alpha-mannosidase has protein sequence MASPVIQATIERLKSFVTLPTQTTWQFYQTETTVSKTFRPDLEHFQPAQLEAIQPNNNGYLVFEKGLKLAWFYQKITLPESVNHYHISGLNARLNLTWWAEIAAIFVNGQLICEGDLFDSSTRLLLTDNAQVNQTFEVAIALVSPGHDIGALMKSSLIFESPTLDILEAGSFATELQILTDYLARHNPEKINFVESHLNHIPWAQVAETQKFNQTLAEIRTALTPLANCIKARKFHVLGHAHLDMAWLWTTAETWEVGQRTFQSVLNLQREFPELIFGHSTPALYDWIERNRPDLWEKIQQAVNNNCWELLGGMWVEPDVNLVSGESIIRQFLYGQQYFLEKFGRRSTIAWLPDSFGFPNQFPQLAEHCDIKAFGTGKLHWNDTAPFPHGLFWWRSPDGTELLTLMTPPNVTGIMDTNPLTMASYAQKWEDQTHLKDIFWLPGVGDHGGGPTKDMLQVARKWQQSPFFPKLEFSTAENYLNHVKETPNLPVWQDELYLELHRGYYTVHRDQKIFNNRCETLLRQIEIWSAIANNLSHTDPFRLKNAQSQLKDLWKKVLFNQFHDILPGTSIPEVFTEANQQWQEVINVGEAMLSQNLQAIATQIVYDCPLETAAKPLLLFNDLNWERTEVVSLSVPDLVTVYDWKGNKVESQIIVEDLQADQNHKKYLSFLATVPSVGYSLYWLCPEPQAPTQREDDLCNEPDFILENDFLRIEINPKTGDIAQYFDKINGENIFSGVGNQLQAFEDKGQYWDAWDIAPDYESKPLQPAGVVSIHWREKNAVRSVIRVKKQLNQSTFIQDYQLDCQGKMLKIYSTVDWQAEQVVLKVAFPFAIDEATCTYETPCGAIERKPEIDPAKWEVPALRWADFHNEKYGVSILTKNHHGYDVKSGQLRLTLLKSPLWPDPKADRGTHHLAYALYPHSGPWQRARTVNLARDFNSPLRAVVPDITTNQNHLLPHHSFLTLGSDNLVLLALKQAESNQGYILRFYEACGQATKLNDRNTLGLTITEQVNGLEDTISQAIDTQIHPWKIQSYRLEKH, from the coding sequence ATGGCATCCCCTGTTATCCAAGCGACCATCGAGCGCCTAAAAAGTTTTGTTACTCTGCCGACCCAAACAACTTGGCAATTTTATCAAACCGAGACCACTGTCTCGAAAACATTCCGGCCAGATTTAGAACACTTTCAACCCGCTCAGCTAGAAGCGATTCAACCGAATAATAATGGTTATCTCGTTTTTGAAAAGGGATTAAAACTTGCTTGGTTTTACCAAAAAATTACGCTCCCCGAAAGCGTTAATCACTATCATATTTCTGGGTTAAATGCTCGCTTAAATTTGACCTGGTGGGCTGAAATTGCCGCAATTTTTGTCAATGGTCAATTAATTTGCGAAGGCGACTTATTTGATTCTTCAACACGGCTGCTATTAACAGATAATGCCCAAGTAAATCAGACTTTTGAGGTGGCGATCGCCCTTGTCAGTCCAGGCCATGATATTGGCGCATTGATGAAATCGAGTTTGATTTTTGAATCCCCGACCTTGGATATTTTAGAAGCAGGTAGTTTTGCCACAGAATTACAAATTCTGACCGACTATTTAGCACGTCACAATCCGGAAAAAATAAACTTTGTAGAATCGCACTTAAATCATATCCCTTGGGCGCAAGTCGCAGAGACACAAAAATTCAATCAAACGCTAGCAGAAATACGGACAGCACTAACTCCCCTTGCCAATTGTATTAAAGCCAGAAAATTTCATGTTTTGGGTCACGCCCACCTAGACATGGCTTGGCTCTGGACAACTGCTGAAACGTGGGAAGTCGGACAACGCACATTTCAATCGGTTTTAAATCTCCAACGGGAATTTCCTGAACTGATTTTTGGCCACAGCACCCCGGCACTCTACGATTGGATTGAGAGAAATCGTCCTGATCTTTGGGAGAAAATTCAACAAGCCGTTAATAATAACTGTTGGGAATTGTTGGGGGGGATGTGGGTTGAGCCCGATGTAAATTTAGTTTCTGGGGAATCAATTATTCGTCAATTTCTCTATGGCCAACAATATTTTTTAGAAAAATTTGGCCGACGTTCAACTATTGCTTGGTTACCGGATTCTTTTGGGTTTCCGAATCAATTTCCTCAACTGGCTGAGCATTGTGACATTAAAGCATTTGGTACCGGAAAATTACACTGGAATGATACGGCCCCATTCCCCCATGGTTTGTTTTGGTGGCGATCGCCCGATGGCACAGAACTGTTAACCTTAATGACCCCTCCCAATGTCACGGGAATTATGGATACCAATCCGCTAACGATGGCCAGTTATGCCCAAAAATGGGAGGATCAAACTCATTTAAAAGATATTTTTTGGTTACCGGGCGTTGGTGATCATGGCGGTGGCCCCACCAAGGATATGTTGCAGGTGGCCCGCAAATGGCAACAGTCGCCATTTTTCCCAAAGTTGGAATTTTCCACCGCAGAAAACTATCTCAACCACGTTAAAGAAACGCCCAATTTGCCAGTTTGGCAGGACGAACTTTATTTAGAATTGCACCGTGGCTACTATACTGTGCACCGGGATCAAAAAATCTTTAACAATCGCTGTGAAACCTTGCTGCGCCAAATCGAAATCTGGTCGGCGATCGCCAACAATTTATCCCATACAGATCCCTTTAGATTAAAAAACGCTCAAAGCCAACTAAAAGATCTCTGGAAAAAAGTTTTATTTAACCAATTTCACGATATTTTGCCAGGCACTTCTATTCCTGAAGTCTTTACAGAAGCGAATCAACAATGGCAGGAAGTGATTAATGTTGGCGAGGCGATGTTATCTCAAAATCTACAGGCGATCGCCACACAAATCGTCTATGATTGTCCCTTAGAAACTGCGGCTAAACCACTACTCTTATTTAATGATCTCAACTGGGAACGCACAGAGGTTGTTAGTTTAAGCGTTCCAGATTTAGTGACAGTTTACGACTGGAAAGGCAACAAAGTCGAGTCACAAATTATTGTTGAGGATTTACAGGCAGATCAAAATCACAAAAAATATTTATCATTTCTGGCGACAGTGCCATCCGTCGGTTACTCCCTCTACTGGTTATGTCCTGAACCACAAGCACCAACTCAAAGAGAAGATGATTTATGCAATGAACCAGACTTTATTTTAGAGAATGATTTTCTCCGGATTGAAATTAATCCAAAAACGGGAGATATTGCCCAATATTTTGACAAAATCAACGGGGAAAATATCTTTTCTGGTGTGGGAAATCAACTGCAAGCCTTTGAAGATAAAGGTCAATACTGGGACGCTTGGGACATTGCCCCTGATTACGAAAGTAAGCCTCTCCAACCCGCTGGAGTCGTTTCAATTCACTGGCGGGAGAAAAATGCTGTGCGTTCAGTGATCCGCGTGAAAAAACAATTAAATCAATCCACGTTTATCCAGGATTATCAACTCGATTGCCAGGGGAAAATGCTGAAGATTTATAGCACCGTGGATTGGCAAGCAGAACAGGTTGTCTTAAAAGTTGCGTTTCCTTTTGCCATTGACGAGGCTACTTGCACCTACGAAACCCCCTGTGGCGCCATCGAACGAAAACCTGAAATCGATCCAGCAAAATGGGAAGTACCAGCCTTACGTTGGGCTGATTTTCATAATGAGAAATATGGCGTGAGTATTCTCACCAAAAATCACCATGGCTACGATGTAAAATCCGGTCAATTGCGCCTAACATTATTAAAAAGTCCTCTCTGGCCTGACCCTAAAGCAGATCGGGGAACGCATCACTTAGCCTATGCCCTATATCCCCACAGCGGCCCATGGCAACGGGCAAGAACGGTTAATTTAGCGCGGGATTTCAACTCCCCTTTACGCGCAGTGGTTCCCGACATTACCACCAACCAAAACCATTTACTGCCCCACCATTCTTTTCTGACATTAGGTTCAGATAATTTGGTTTTATTAGCATTAAAACAAGCGGAATCTAATCAAGGCTATATCCTCCGTTTCTATGAAGCCTGTGGCCAAGCAACTAAATTAAATGATCGTAATACTTTGGGATTAACCATCACAGAACAAGTAAATGGTTTAGAGGATACTATTTCACAAGCAATTGACACCCAGATTCACCCTTGGAAAATCCAGAGTTATCGATTAGAGAAACATTAA
- a CDS encoding GDSL-type esterase/lipase family protein, translating to MTALSPTHINPSYAQRHPLRVVAFGDSLVYGFGDPVRGGWVEQLRLHWMGNPQGHVLYNLGVRGDTVKLVGDRLRGEYQQRGELRNKQPDLILLSVGVNDSPRLGRPDGKSFTDFALFQSQLDNLLEQAQQFCPVIFIGQVPVNEAKMPFLDCLYYSHSEQYHYKEFTKKLCGDRQIPYLDIFDLWLSRGTHWVNDHLSADGLHPNSEGYAMLFQDVINWQAIAQLDASNTCPVTSKTPVSLGV from the coding sequence ATGACCGCCCTTAGTCCGACCCACATCAACCCCAGTTACGCCCAACGTCATCCGCTGCGGGTCGTCGCTTTCGGGGACAGTCTGGTGTATGGGTTCGGCGATCCAGTCCGGGGTGGCTGGGTAGAGCAGTTGCGGCTCCATTGGATGGGCAATCCCCAAGGTCATGTGCTCTATAACCTCGGTGTGCGGGGCGATACGGTGAAATTGGTTGGCGATCGCCTCCGGGGGGAATATCAACAACGGGGTGAGCTACGCAATAAACAACCCGATTTAATTTTGTTGTCCGTCGGGGTAAATGACTCGCCGCGTTTGGGGCGTCCCGATGGGAAAAGTTTTACGGATTTTGCTCTTTTCCAAAGCCAATTAGACAACTTATTAGAACAAGCGCAACAATTTTGTCCGGTGATTTTCATCGGTCAAGTGCCCGTTAATGAAGCCAAAATGCCTTTTTTAGACTGCCTCTATTACAGTCACAGCGAACAATATCACTACAAAGAATTCACGAAAAAACTGTGCGGCGATCGCCAAATTCCGTACCTGGATATTTTTGATTTGTGGCTCAGCCGGGGCACACACTGGGTAAATGATCACCTCAGCGCCGACGGTCTCCATCCCAACAGTGAAGGCTATGCGATGCTCTTTCAAGATGTGATCAACTGGCAGGCGATCGCCCAACTAGACGCGAGTAATACCTGCCCCGTGACATCGAAAACACCGGTATCCCTTGGGGTTTAA
- a CDS encoding 2-succinylbenzoate--CoA ligase, with product MSSLQIIDQQNPVLFAAEFQKAIARQESVLLVNFTWQTSERAQINSFLEPDQRPEILTKKSHILIPTGGTSGQIKLAIHTPETLSASAQAFRNFFALTRVNCFCILPLYHVSGLMQWWRSHLSGGEFKLGDYQALKRGILPDGDLGDFCLSLVPTQLQVLLQVCPQWLAQFRLILLGGAPPWRSLLDQARQFKLQIALTYGMTETASQVVALKPADFLAGRNCAGQVLPHANLSLSEAGLISITAQSLFLGYYPNFNYSKTLETDDVGAFDQAGYLHLLGRQSQKIISGGENIYPAEIEAAILGTKFVKDAAVLGLPDPYWGEVVIAVVSLQNPDDLDKVKMAIAKQLSRYKQPKYWFVVEQLPRNAQGKLNRIKLRQMIENHYQ from the coding sequence ATGTCGTCTCTCCAAATCATTGATCAACAAAATCCAGTCCTCTTTGCTGCGGAATTTCAAAAGGCGATCGCCCGTCAAGAATCGGTATTGCTGGTCAATTTCACCTGGCAAACTTCAGAACGAGCACAAATTAACTCTTTCTTAGAGCCAGATCAAAGGCCAGAAATTCTGACAAAAAAATCCCATATTTTAATTCCCACTGGTGGCACATCAGGACAGATAAAATTGGCAATTCATACCCCTGAAACTCTGTCTGCTTCGGCCCAGGCTTTTCGGAATTTTTTCGCCTTGACACGGGTAAATTGTTTTTGCATTTTGCCCCTCTACCATGTCAGCGGCTTGATGCAATGGTGGCGCTCGCATTTGAGTGGGGGTGAATTTAAACTCGGCGACTATCAAGCTCTAAAACGCGGCATTTTACCGGATGGGGATCTGGGTGATTTTTGTTTATCCCTAGTGCCGACCCAATTACAGGTGTTGCTCCAAGTTTGCCCCCAATGGTTAGCCCAGTTTCGCTTAATCTTACTTGGTGGTGCTCCTCCCTGGCGATCGCTCCTTGATCAAGCCCGGCAATTTAAGCTCCAGATTGCCTTGACCTACGGCATGACAGAAACCGCTTCCCAGGTGGTGGCCCTAAAACCAGCAGACTTTTTAGCCGGAAGAAATTGTGCAGGTCAAGTCTTGCCCCATGCCAATTTATCTTTATCAGAAGCGGGCTTGATTTCCATTACGGCTCAATCACTATTTCTCGGTTATTATCCAAATTTTAATTATTCTAAAACTCTAGAAACTGATGATGTTGGTGCCTTTGATCAAGCTGGCTATTTACATTTACTTGGACGCCAAAGCCAAAAGATTATTAGTGGCGGTGAAAACATTTACCCAGCAGAAATTGAAGCGGCGATTCTGGGGACGAAATTCGTCAAAGATGCGGCGGTTTTAGGCTTGCCAGATCCTTACTGGGGAGAAGTTGTTATTGCTGTGGTGAGCCTACAAAATCCAGACGATTTAGACAAGGTAAAGATGGCGATCGCCAAGCAATTGAGTCGTTACAAACAGCCAAAATATTGGTTTGTCGTTGAACAGTTACCGCGCAATGCCCAGGGAAAGTTAAACCGAATCAAACTCCGCCAAATGATTGAAAATCACTATCAGTAA